In the genome of Desulfovulcanus ferrireducens, one region contains:
- the fliG gene encoding flagellar motor switch protein FliG: protein MPGPDRLTGTQKTAILLLALGDKFTTQVFERMDKKDIAKITKAMVEMESVPKEKAEEVLKEFNQAVALGKEMLLGGPDKVRKLLENLDSDTAKYVVDALDLDTGPAPFKELGNVSPKILAQILRNEHPQTLALIIGHLPPENAAELLQNLPSGVRAEVLMRLAKLEAVPEDMLQEVDKVLQSQLIAIGGKEGKKVGGTQSVAEILNAVERSVEEEVMSEIEEESAQLAEEIRELMFVFDDIVNLDDRAVREVLKEVSNEDLTLALKTASDELKEKFFSNLSERAANMIREDLEIMGPVKLSEVEAAQQNIVKVVRRLEAEGRIVIAGKGGGDILV from the coding sequence GTGCCGGGTCCGGATAGACTTACTGGGACACAAAAAACAGCCATTTTGCTTCTGGCCCTGGGCGATAAATTCACTACCCAGGTCTTTGAGCGCATGGACAAAAAAGATATCGCCAAAATTACCAAGGCCATGGTGGAAATGGAGAGTGTGCCTAAAGAAAAAGCCGAAGAAGTGCTCAAGGAGTTTAATCAGGCAGTCGCACTAGGTAAGGAAATGCTCCTGGGCGGGCCGGATAAGGTGCGTAAGTTATTAGAAAATCTGGATTCTGATACTGCCAAATATGTGGTTGATGCTCTGGACCTGGATACCGGGCCTGCTCCTTTTAAGGAATTAGGTAATGTTAGTCCAAAAATCCTGGCTCAGATATTACGCAATGAACATCCCCAGACTTTGGCTTTGATTATTGGTCATTTGCCACCGGAAAACGCGGCTGAACTGCTTCAGAATTTACCGTCCGGAGTAAGGGCGGAAGTCTTAATGCGTTTGGCTAAACTGGAAGCAGTGCCTGAGGATATGCTTCAGGAGGTAGACAAAGTGTTGCAAAGCCAGCTAATTGCTATTGGAGGTAAAGAAGGCAAAAAAGTTGGTGGTACCCAGTCCGTTGCTGAAATTCTCAATGCAGTGGAACGCAGCGTGGAAGAAGAAGTTATGTCGGAAATTGAAGAGGAATCTGCTCAGCTGGCTGAAGAAATCAGAGAACTCATGTTCGTTTTTGACGATATTGTTAATCTGGACGACAGGGCCGTTCGCGAAGTACTCAAGGAGGTCAGCAACGAAGATCTGACTCTGGCCCTAAAAACGGCATCGGATGAACTTAAAGAAAAATTCTTCAGCAACTTGTCTGAGCGAGCCGCGAATATGATCCGGGAGGATCTGGAAATTATGGGGCCGGTGAAATTGTCCGAAGTGGAAGCAGCCCAGCAGAATATTGTCAAAGTAGTCCGTCGACTGGAAGCTGAAGGCCGTATTGTTATTGCAGGCAAGGGAGGAGGAGATATTCTTGTCTAA
- a CDS encoding FliH/SctL family protein, translating into MSKSFSKPDSGKVIVGLQTRFLAELEARATDRSYLTPETEDKFWERVKARAQEKAREIIARAMQEAQGIREQAREEGLKQGQAQAAREIEKVKQKLTDDFARVISQIEQEKCNIWQRFRQDLVLLTRAAVEKVLGLELEKNKEKVLENLLDQALELIESKEELVIRVNPDDTELLQGIMDKLRAKHPQLSLWQVKPDPQITQGGLVLENGKGMVDNTIEGRYAAVKKILDELSLDEDS; encoded by the coding sequence TTGTCTAAAAGTTTCTCCAAGCCTGATTCCGGCAAGGTCATAGTAGGACTGCAGACCAGGTTCTTGGCTGAATTAGAAGCGAGAGCCACGGATCGATCCTATTTAACCCCGGAAACAGAAGACAAGTTTTGGGAGCGGGTTAAAGCCAGGGCTCAAGAAAAGGCCAGAGAGATTATTGCCCGGGCCATGCAAGAGGCCCAGGGTATTAGAGAACAGGCCAGGGAAGAGGGGTTAAAACAGGGGCAGGCTCAGGCCGCCCGGGAAATCGAAAAGGTCAAGCAGAAGTTGACTGATGATTTTGCCAGGGTGATTAGCCAGATTGAGCAGGAAAAGTGCAACATTTGGCAACGGTTCCGGCAGGATTTGGTCTTATTAACCAGGGCGGCCGTGGAAAAGGTCTTGGGTCTCGAACTGGAGAAAAATAAAGAGAAGGTCCTGGAAAATCTTCTGGATCAAGCCCTGGAACTTATTGAAAGCAAGGAAGAACTGGTCATCAGGGTCAATCCGGATGATACGGAATTATTGCAGGGGATAATGGATAAGCTCAGGGCCAAGCATCCTCAACTCAGCCTTTGGCAGGTCAAACCTGATCCCCAGATAACGCAGGGAGGACTCGTCCTGGAAAACGGCAAAGGCATGGTCGATAATACCATTGAAGGTCGGTATGCAGCAGTGAAAAAAATTTTGGACGAGCTTTCCCTTGATGAGGACAGTTAG